One Thermoanaerobacter pseudethanolicus ATCC 33223 DNA window includes the following coding sequences:
- a CDS encoding spore maturation protein: MIKIISEWIIPIFVFVIPFYGIIKNVKVYELFVDGAKEGISVVVKIFPALVAMLVAIGVLRASGALDLLGKFLMPFTNKIGMPQELVPLALIRPLSGSGALGIATEIMKTHGVDSLIGKMASAMYGSTETTFYVLAVYYGAVGIKKMRHSVISGIFADIVAILSCVFYSRLFF; this comes from the coding sequence ATGATAAAAATTATATCTGAATGGATTATCCCCATCTTTGTTTTTGTTATTCCTTTTTATGGAATTATAAAAAATGTCAAAGTGTACGAATTGTTTGTCGATGGGGCAAAAGAAGGGATTTCTGTAGTTGTAAAAATATTTCCAGCTCTTGTAGCGATGCTTGTGGCAATAGGCGTATTAAGAGCGTCAGGCGCCCTTGACTTGTTAGGGAAATTTTTAATGCCCTTTACAAATAAAATAGGCATGCCACAGGAACTTGTGCCTCTTGCTTTAATAAGGCCCCTTTCGGGAAGCGGTGCTCTTGGGATAGCAACTGAAATTATGAAAACTCATGGTGTCGATTCTCTAATTGGAAAAATGGCTTCTGCTATGTATGGATCTACTGAGACCACTTTTTATGTTCTTGCTGTTTACTATGGGGCAGTGGGAATAAAAAAGATGAGACATTCTGTTATTTCTGGAATTTTTGCAGATATTGTTGCAATACTTTCGTGTGTATTTTATAGCAGATTATTTTTTTAA
- a CDS encoding nucleoside recognition domain-containing protein, with amino-acid sequence MINYIWFFMIAIGVLVGIINGRMAEVSKAIIDSAQTAVTISIGLVGVMALWLGIMKIADKSGLTDIIAKLLKPIIIRLFPDVPKDHPAISAIIMNISANMLGLGNAATPFGIKAMEYLQVLNKKDSASNAMCRFLVINTASIQFIPAVMVGIRASLGSRNPADFVIVSILSTSTAIVVGLILNKYLEKMPIFKE; translated from the coding sequence ATGATAAATTACATATGGTTTTTTATGATAGCGATAGGAGTTTTAGTAGGAATAATAAATGGCAGAATGGCAGAAGTATCCAAAGCTATAATTGATTCAGCACAGACTGCTGTTACTATTTCGATAGGTTTAGTTGGTGTAATGGCTTTGTGGCTTGGGATAATGAAAATTGCAGATAAGTCAGGTCTTACAGATATTATCGCAAAATTGCTAAAACCTATAATCATAAGGCTTTTTCCTGATGTTCCTAAAGACCATCCAGCTATTTCAGCGATAATAATGAATATATCAGCTAATATGTTGGGATTAGGCAATGCAGCAACACCTTTTGGAATTAAGGCTATGGAATACCTTCAAGTGCTTAACAAAAAAGACAGTGCGTCAAATGCAATGTGCCGTTTTTTAGTGATAAATACAGCTTCAATACAGTTTATACCTGCAGTAATGGTTGGAATAAGGGCTTCCTTAGGATCACGAAATCCTGCAGATTTTGTGATTGTCAGTATACTTTCAACTAGTACTGCCATTGTGGTTGGCCTTATTTTGAATAAATATCTTGAAAAAATGCCTATATTTAAGGAGTGA
- a CDS encoding AbrB/MazE/SpoVT family DNA-binding domain-containing protein, translating to MLKSTGIVRKVDELGRVVIPIELRRTLNIAERDALEIYVDGEQIVLKKYEPACIFCGNAENVINYKGKNICKNCLEELKKSVD from the coding sequence ATGTTGAAATCCACAGGTATTGTAAGAAAAGTAGACGAATTGGGAAGGGTAGTAATACCAATCGAGCTCAGGAGGACACTCAACATAGCAGAGAGAGACGCTCTTGAAATCTATGTTGATGGGGAACAAATAGTTCTCAAAAAGTACGAGCCTGCTTGCATTTTCTGCGGCAACGCTGAAAATGTAATAAACTACAAAGGCAAAAATATATGCAAAAATTGCCTTGAAGAGTTAAAGAAATCTGTAGACTAA
- a CDS encoding cation diffusion facilitator family transporter, which yields MDKQKAALLSMISNSALIIIKLVAGVLMHSMVVISAAIDSSIDLIASLIAFFSIRVSVKPADEDHPYGHDKYENISGFIEAILIFFAAVLIIYEAVGRIIAGTYVEKLEMGIAVMLFVSFVKGIVSYVLFKVSKKENSIALKADATNLLTDVFTSLGVTTGLVIIKVTKLDILDPIISIFVALIIIKTSFDLTKEVLKDLTDSSLPDEEVKEIENIIKSNPEVTSFHKLRTRKSGTKREIDVHVRVDRNYNIVKAHELSHKVSKQITDKFPDSHVIIHIEPEGKKEEDK from the coding sequence ATGGATAAACAAAAAGCAGCGTTATTATCTATGATTTCTAATAGCGCATTAATAATTATAAAACTAGTTGCAGGAGTGTTAATGCATTCAATGGTGGTAATTTCTGCAGCTATAGATTCTTCAATAGATTTAATAGCCAGTTTAATTGCTTTTTTTTCTATAAGAGTATCAGTAAAACCAGCAGACGAAGACCATCCTTACGGACACGATAAATATGAGAACATTTCTGGTTTTATAGAGGCTATTTTAATATTCTTTGCTGCTGTACTTATCATATATGAAGCTGTTGGAAGAATAATTGCTGGCACGTATGTAGAGAAATTAGAAATGGGAATTGCAGTCATGTTGTTTGTATCTTTTGTAAAAGGAATTGTTTCATACGTTTTGTTTAAAGTATCTAAAAAAGAAAATTCTATTGCTTTAAAGGCAGATGCAACGAATTTATTGACGGATGTATTTACTTCATTGGGAGTTACTACAGGGCTTGTAATTATAAAAGTCACTAAATTAGACATTTTAGACCCCATTATATCCATTTTTGTTGCGTTGATTATTATAAAAACTTCATTTGATTTGACAAAGGAAGTATTAAAAGATTTGACAGATAGCAGTCTACCTGACGAAGAGGTCAAAGAAATAGAAAACATAATAAAATCCAATCCTGAAGTTACCAGTTTTCATAAACTAAGGACGAGAAAGTCCGGTACTAAGAGAGAAATAGATGTTCACGTGAGAGTAGATAGAAATTATAACATAGTAAAAGCCCATGAATTGTCCCATAAAGTTTCAAAACAAATAACGGATAAATTTCCTGATTCCCATGTGATAATCCATATAGAACCGGAAGGAAAAAAAGAAGAGGATAAATAA
- the rsmI gene encoding 16S rRNA (cytidine(1402)-2'-O)-methyltransferase, translating into MENSGVLYLCPTPIGNLEDITLRVLKTLKEVDIIAAEDTRQTLKLLNHFDIKKPLTSYHEHNKRTKGAKLIEELKKGKSIALVTDAGTPAISDPGEDLVKLCIEEGIKVVPLPGPTAAITALVASGLDTSSFVFEGFLPTKNKEREERLNRISKEERTIILYEAPHRLKETLRELKSYVAERKIVIARELTKIHEEFIRGTIDEVLTKLGDEIKGEIVLIIEGAQKQQVEEKPEILIQKYLEEGMDKKEAIKRVAKELGIPKSQVYKLIIGKK; encoded by the coding sequence ATGGAGAATTCTGGGGTATTATACTTATGTCCTACTCCTATTGGTAATTTAGAAGATATAACTTTAAGAGTTTTAAAAACTTTAAAAGAAGTTGATATTATAGCTGCGGAAGATACGAGGCAAACTCTTAAACTTTTAAATCATTTTGACATAAAAAAACCTCTTACCAGTTACCATGAACATAACAAAAGGACAAAAGGGGCAAAACTTATAGAGGAACTAAAAAAAGGGAAGTCAATTGCCTTAGTTACAGATGCAGGTACACCTGCAATCTCAGATCCTGGGGAAGACCTTGTGAAACTTTGCATAGAAGAAGGCATAAAAGTTGTGCCATTGCCTGGTCCAACTGCTGCAATTACTGCTTTAGTTGCTTCAGGATTAGATACTTCTTCCTTTGTCTTTGAAGGTTTTTTGCCGACAAAAAATAAAGAAAGAGAAGAAAGGCTAAACCGTATTTCAAAAGAAGAGAGAACCATTATACTTTATGAGGCACCTCATCGTTTAAAAGAAACTCTGCGGGAATTGAAATCTTATGTAGCTGAAAGAAAGATTGTCATAGCAAGAGAACTTACTAAAATTCATGAAGAATTTATAAGAGGTACAATAGATGAGGTTTTAACGAAACTGGGGGATGAAATAAAAGGTGAAATTGTACTAATTATTGAAGGAGCGCAAAAACAACAAGTTGAAGAAAAACCAGAAATATTAATTCAAAAATACCTTGAGGAAGGAATGGATAAAAAAGAGGCGATTAAAAGAGTTGCTAAAGAATTGGGAATACCAAAGAGTCAAGTGTATAAACTTATTATAGGAAAAAAATAA
- a CDS encoding tRNA1(Val) (adenine(37)-N6)-methyltransferase has protein sequence MLRDGERLDELNLKDLVIIQHRDKFKFGMDAVLLANFVTAKKGDKIVDLGCGTGIIPILIAAKTYDTFIYGVEIQEDMADMATRSVVINKMEERIKIIKGDVRGLEKILGYEKFDIVTSNPPYMPVKTGFDKKQESENIARYEIYGGLEDFIKAASKLLKFGGKFFMIHRTERLVDILYFLRKYNLEPKKLRFVHPYVDSKPNLLLIESKKGSQPGLNILAPLYVYEKSGEYTKEIIEIYSKAQLEEE, from the coding sequence ATGCTGAGAGATGGGGAAAGATTAGATGAATTAAACTTAAAAGATTTAGTTATAATTCAACACAGGGATAAATTTAAATTTGGGATGGATGCGGTATTGCTTGCTAATTTTGTTACTGCTAAAAAAGGAGATAAAATTGTAGATTTAGGGTGTGGAACTGGCATAATACCTATTTTAATTGCTGCTAAAACTTATGATACATTTATTTATGGTGTTGAGATACAAGAAGATATGGCGGATATGGCTACAAGAAGTGTAGTTATTAATAAAATGGAAGAAAGAATAAAAATAATAAAAGGCGATGTAAGAGGATTAGAAAAGATATTAGGATATGAAAAATTTGATATAGTGACTTCAAATCCTCCCTATATGCCAGTAAAAACAGGATTTGATAAAAAACAAGAGTCAGAAAATATTGCGAGATACGAAATATATGGAGGACTTGAAGACTTTATAAAAGCTGCTTCGAAACTTTTAAAATTTGGAGGAAAATTCTTTATGATTCATAGAACAGAAAGATTAGTTGACATTTTGTATTTTTTAAGAAAATACAATTTAGAACCTAAAAAATTGAGATTTGTGCATCCTTACGTAGATAGTAAACCCAATCTTCTTCTAATAGAATCAAAAAAAGGTTCTCAGCCAGGTTTGAATATATTGGCTCCCCTTTATGTGTATGAAAAAAGTGGGGAGTATACAAAAGAAATTATAGAAATATACTCTAAAGCACAATTAGAGGAGGAATAG
- the arcA gene encoding arginine deiminase, with protein MVKVVTAPRVNSEINKLKMAILHRPGKELERLTPQNLSELLFDDIPWVRRIQEEHDNFVKVLQQNRVEVLYLQNLLEEILKEENVKEKFIDELLQVNGVTSPKINNYLKEFLKEKSSNEVAEIAIGGLTLNEIKIKKSMMGLAEYIYQDSYFYIKPLPNLYFTRDPGAMIDGGLMISSMKTAARKPETLILKYIYKYHEIFRKNNIHWWYDDSYPHSIEGGDVLVLSEKVIAVGCSERTTPQAIEQLAHNLFEKGSSVERILVVQIPINRSYMHLDTVFTMVDTNRFVFYPGIKNELRVFSIIKEEKGFSIHQEKDLQTALKSALNLYTIDIIPTGGLNAITSAREQWNDSTNTLAIAPGVIVTYSRNEISNKIMEKEGIKVIPIEGSELSRGRGGPRCMTMPLLRE; from the coding sequence TTGGTAAAAGTAGTTACTGCTCCTCGCGTAAATTCAGAAATAAATAAATTAAAAATGGCCATTTTGCACAGGCCAGGGAAAGAATTGGAAAGATTGACTCCTCAAAATTTATCCGAACTCCTTTTCGATGATATCCCTTGGGTTAGAAGAATCCAGGAAGAACACGACAATTTTGTAAAAGTATTGCAGCAAAACAGAGTCGAAGTGCTGTATTTACAAAATCTCTTAGAAGAAATATTAAAAGAAGAAAATGTAAAAGAAAAATTTATTGATGAATTACTTCAAGTAAATGGAGTAACCTCTCCAAAAATCAATAACTATTTAAAAGAATTCCTTAAAGAAAAATCTTCAAACGAGGTTGCCGAAATAGCAATTGGAGGTTTGACTCTAAATGAAATAAAGATAAAAAAATCTATGATGGGTTTAGCAGAATACATATACCAAGACAGCTATTTTTATATAAAGCCCTTACCAAACCTTTATTTTACAAGAGACCCCGGAGCAATGATAGATGGTGGCTTAATGATAAGTTCTATGAAAACAGCAGCGCGAAAGCCAGAGACTCTAATATTAAAATACATTTATAAATATCATGAAATTTTTAGAAAAAATAATATTCATTGGTGGTATGATGATAGCTATCCTCATTCCATAGAGGGCGGAGATGTACTGGTATTAAGCGAAAAAGTAATTGCAGTAGGATGTAGTGAAAGAACAACTCCTCAGGCAATAGAGCAATTAGCCCATAATTTATTTGAAAAAGGTTCCTCTGTCGAAAGAATATTGGTAGTGCAAATCCCTATAAACCGCTCTTATATGCATTTAGATACAGTTTTCACGATGGTTGACACAAACAGATTTGTTTTTTATCCAGGAATAAAAAACGAGTTGAGAGTATTTAGCATCATAAAAGAAGAAAAAGGTTTCTCTATACATCAAGAAAAAGATTTGCAAACAGCATTAAAAAGTGCGCTAAATCTCTATACAATAGATATAATACCAACTGGCGGATTAAATGCAATAACTTCTGCGAGAGAACAATGGAATGACAGTACAAACACCTTAGCTATCGCTCCGGGAGTTATTGTAACCTATTCTAGAAATGAAATATCTAATAAAATAATGGAAAAGGAAGGAATAAAGGTAATCCCTATAGAAGGGTCGGAACTTTCAAGGGGAAGAGGCGGCCCTCGTTGTATGACTATGCCCCTTTTAAGAGAATAA
- a CDS encoding PSP1 domain-containing protein, translating to MVIVVGVRFKKAGKIYYFDPGDLPIKVGDKVIVETIRGIEFGEVVVGIKEVPEEEIVAPLKKVIRIATPEDVEHYYENKKKEAEAFEICLQKIQQHGLEMNLIDVEYTFDNTKVIFYFTAEGRVDFRELVKDLAAVFRMRIELRQIGVRDEAKIIGGLGPCGRPLCCTTFLGEFEPVSIKMAKEQNLSLNPTKISGICGRLMCCLKYEQEMYEKIRAELPKVGSIIRVGDKEMKIAEVDVIRRKLKVKMKNAEGIEIIKEYDPEEVEIIEEREEIEGTYEEELFEEDLEKIEE from the coding sequence TTGGTTATTGTTGTAGGTGTGAGATTTAAAAAAGCAGGGAAGATATACTATTTTGACCCAGGGGATTTGCCAATAAAAGTAGGAGATAAAGTTATAGTTGAAACAATAAGAGGGATAGAATTTGGAGAAGTAGTTGTCGGTATAAAAGAGGTGCCAGAAGAAGAAATTGTGGCTCCTTTAAAAAAGGTAATAAGGATTGCGACACCAGAAGATGTAGAACATTATTATGAAAACAAGAAAAAAGAAGCTGAGGCTTTTGAAATATGTCTTCAAAAAATACAGCAGCATGGTTTGGAAATGAATTTAATTGATGTAGAATACACTTTTGATAACACCAAAGTCATATTTTATTTTACTGCAGAAGGAAGAGTAGACTTTAGAGAATTAGTGAAAGATTTAGCGGCTGTTTTTAGGATGAGAATAGAACTGAGGCAAATAGGAGTAAGGGATGAGGCAAAAATCATAGGAGGTTTAGGACCTTGTGGAAGGCCTCTATGTTGTACTACTTTTTTAGGGGAATTTGAGCCTGTTTCTATCAAAATGGCTAAAGAGCAAAATTTATCTTTAAATCCTACCAAAATATCGGGTATTTGCGGGCGATTGATGTGCTGTTTAAAGTATGAACAGGAGATGTATGAGAAAATTAGAGCAGAGCTTCCTAAGGTTGGCAGCATAATAAGAGTTGGAGATAAAGAAATGAAGATTGCAGAAGTAGATGTGATTAGACGAAAACTCAAAGTAAAAATGAAAAATGCAGAAGGAATAGAGATAATAAAAGAATACGATCCTGAAGAAGTGGAGATTATAGAAGAAAGAGAAGAAATTGAAGGAACCTACGAGGAAGAACTATTTGAGGAGGACTTAGAGAAAATAGAGGAATAA
- the holB gene encoding DNA polymerase III subunit delta': MYRIYGHETVLNIFKNVISQNKISNAYLFVGEEGLGKRFMAEYFAMMINCKGETAKPCFKCSSCLKVMDKNHPDVFFIKPEENSIKVDTIRYITNEINIRPYEANKKIFIIDQADKMTAAAQNAFLKTLEEPPLYGLFILIASQQQELLPTIVSRCNIVRFNKENRNTIKNYLMFEHDISEKEAEVLAHIADGNFAQANKLTNNEYLNFRRETIQEIEKILTIKGFEVIEEFEFFDKNKDNIEEILKILLSYMRDLLVFKATKDASFIKNIDFLNRIQEMESRLTINKLNNIINRIEQFNSQINSNINYQLAVENLFLDMAGGL; encoded by the coding sequence GTGTATAGGATTTATGGGCATGAAACAGTATTAAATATTTTTAAAAATGTAATATCTCAAAATAAAATTTCAAATGCTTATTTGTTTGTAGGAGAAGAAGGATTAGGGAAAAGATTTATGGCAGAGTATTTTGCCATGATGATAAATTGTAAAGGGGAAACTGCAAAGCCTTGTTTTAAGTGTAGTTCTTGCTTAAAGGTAATGGATAAAAATCATCCAGACGTATTTTTTATAAAGCCGGAGGAGAATTCTATAAAAGTAGATACTATAAGATATATAACTAATGAAATCAATATAAGACCTTATGAAGCTAACAAAAAGATTTTTATTATAGACCAAGCTGATAAAATGACTGCAGCAGCTCAAAATGCTTTTCTCAAAACTTTAGAAGAACCTCCCTTATATGGCCTTTTTATATTGATTGCATCACAACAACAAGAGCTTTTGCCTACAATTGTCTCTCGCTGTAATATAGTCCGTTTTAATAAGGAAAATAGAAATACGATAAAGAACTATTTAATGTTTGAACACGATATCTCTGAAAAAGAGGCGGAAGTGTTAGCTCATATTGCTGATGGAAATTTTGCTCAAGCCAACAAATTAACTAATAACGAATATTTAAATTTTAGAAGAGAGACAATACAAGAAATAGAAAAAATTCTTACGATTAAAGGATTTGAAGTGATAGAGGAGTTTGAATTTTTTGATAAGAATAAAGACAATATAGAAGAAATTTTAAAGATTCTGCTTTCTTATATGAGAGATTTGTTAGTTTTTAAGGCTACAAAAGATGCCTCTTTTATAAAAAATATAGATTTTTTAAATAGGATACAGGAAATGGAATCCCGATTGACTATTAATAAGCTCAATAATATAATTAATAGAATAGAGCAGTTTAATTCACAGATTAATTCAAATATAAACTATCAATTGGCAGTAGAGAATCTATTTTTAGATATGGCGGGAGGTTTATAA
- a CDS encoding YaaR family protein: MRIEEVKSPKISSDIKSEYNRSYRVTKNFIDTFDEELEQFHRDKLNGILSEIDSAAQKLKESLTLQDLINYKKLVKKFLQEATSGMLKYTKKEYVDARGRKKIYSLVEKANDKLEKLTEEFLKDSKHLELLKMIDDIRGLLIDIYS; encoded by the coding sequence ATGAGAATTGAAGAGGTAAAATCTCCAAAGATTTCATCTGATATAAAAAGTGAGTATAATAGGTCTTATAGAGTTACCAAAAATTTTATTGATACTTTTGATGAAGAATTAGAGCAATTTCATCGAGACAAATTAAATGGGATTTTATCAGAGATAGATAGTGCAGCACAAAAGTTAAAAGAAAGTTTAACTTTGCAGGACTTAATTAATTACAAAAAACTTGTAAAGAAGTTTTTGCAGGAAGCGACAAGTGGTATGTTAAAATACACTAAAAAAGAATATGTCGATGCAAGAGGAAGGAAGAAAATTTATTCTTTGGTGGAAAAAGCAAATGACAAGCTAGAAAAGCTTACAGAAGAGTTTTTAAAAGATTCCAAACACTTGGAACTTTTAAAAATGATAGATGATATAAGAGGATTATTAATAGATATATATTCATAG
- a CDS encoding cyclic-di-AMP receptor encodes MKLVLAIVQDEDVRRLMDGLTEGGFSFTRIASTGGFLRSGNTTLIIGVEDEKLDDVISIIEKKCKTRDRIITSPTPMGGATDIFLPQAVEVTIGGATVFVLNVEKFFRI; translated from the coding sequence ATGAAGTTAGTGTTAGCTATTGTGCAGGACGAGGATGTAAGAAGACTTATGGATGGTTTGACTGAGGGAGGATTTAGTTTTACGAGAATAGCATCTACTGGAGGATTTTTAAGGTCTGGTAATACAACTTTGATAATAGGTGTAGAAGACGAAAAATTAGATGATGTTATCAGCATAATAGAGAAAAAATGTAAAACTCGCGATAGAATAATTACTTCTCCTACGCCTATGGGTGGTGCTACAGACATTTTCCTGCCTCAAGCCGTTGAAGTTACAATTGGTGGAGCTACAGTTTTTGTATTAAATGTAGAAAAATTCTTCAGGATTTAG
- the tmk gene encoding dTMP kinase codes for MKGKFISFEGIDGCGKTTQIKFLEEYLLKQGYNILVLREPGGTKVGEKVRDILLDKNNFISPVTEMLLYASSRAQLVEEKILPAIEEGKIVLLDRFVDSSYVYQGYARGLGIEKVKVVNEIATMGILPDVTIYIDITPEEAMKRRGKREADRLERESWDFHKKVREGYIKLVKEFPKRFVFIDGMQELMKVHKDIIDVVKKYL; via the coding sequence ATGAAAGGGAAATTTATAAGCTTTGAAGGAATAGATGGATGCGGTAAGACTACTCAGATAAAATTTCTGGAGGAGTATCTTTTAAAACAGGGTTATAATATTTTGGTATTAAGGGAGCCTGGAGGCACAAAAGTTGGAGAAAAAGTTAGAGATATTTTATTGGATAAAAATAATTTCATTTCTCCAGTCACAGAAATGCTTTTATACGCTTCTTCTAGGGCTCAGCTAGTGGAGGAGAAAATATTGCCGGCCATTGAGGAGGGTAAAATTGTACTCTTAGACCGCTTTGTGGATAGCTCTTATGTGTATCAGGGTTATGCGAGGGGCTTAGGGATAGAAAAGGTTAAGGTAGTTAACGAAATAGCTACAATGGGGATTTTGCCTGATGTAACAATTTATATAGACATTACTCCTGAAGAAGCAATGAAAAGACGAGGCAAAAGAGAAGCAGACAGATTAGAGAGAGAAAGTTGGGATTTTCATAAAAAAGTAAGAGAAGGGTATATTAAGCTAGTTAAAGAATTTCCTAAAAGGTTTGTATTTATAGACGGAATGCAAGAGCTTATGAAGGTGCATAAAGACATAATTGATGTAGTAAAAAAATATTTGTAA
- a CDS encoding aminotransferase class I/II-fold pyridoxal phosphate-dependent enzyme has product MTAPLYKTLMDYVKNQIIPFHMPGHKQGRTFPEEYLVNLAKIDLTEVPGLDNLHNPEGPILEAQKLAAKAFGARESFFLVNGTTSGIYAAMYAVLNPDDKVLIMRNSHKSVYNGLVLTGAVPVYINPEIDYEDGIPMGVDINKLEEYLKKDESIKAVVITYPNYYGFCSDITGISDIVHKYNKILIVDEAHGAHFPFSNNLPLSSLQAGSDIVVQSVHKTLSSFTQSSILHLNSDRVDTNRLKYSLSLFQSTSPSYLLMSSLDLARDYMEKEGKNRLEKAIIIADYARYEINTIGGVRCLGKEIVGSFGIVDFDKTKLTVSVKNIGIKGTEAEKFLRENFNIQVEMADTFNILAMVTLADDKEKIDLLIKGIKGLANVKKDKKTAEEVAAYPDTPEMVLKPSETVRQKTKLISLEEAEGCVSADFIIPYPPGVPLICPGERIKKDMVKYINVLYNKGIKILGLKNNNLLVCEI; this is encoded by the coding sequence ATGACAGCTCCATTATATAAAACACTTATGGATTATGTAAAAAACCAAATTATACCTTTTCACATGCCAGGTCATAAACAAGGAAGGACTTTTCCAGAAGAATATCTTGTTAATTTGGCAAAGATTGATCTAACAGAGGTACCAGGACTTGACAATCTTCACAATCCTGAAGGTCCCATACTTGAGGCACAAAAACTTGCAGCAAAAGCTTTTGGGGCAAGAGAGTCTTTTTTTCTTGTAAATGGGACGACATCCGGCATATATGCAGCGATGTACGCAGTTTTAAATCCTGACGATAAAGTGCTTATAATGAGAAATTCTCACAAATCTGTGTACAATGGCCTTGTACTAACAGGAGCAGTACCTGTCTACATAAACCCGGAAATTGATTATGAAGACGGTATTCCAATGGGAGTTGATATAAACAAACTGGAAGAATATTTAAAAAAAGATGAGTCTATAAAAGCAGTAGTGATAACTTATCCCAATTATTACGGATTCTGCAGCGATATCACAGGAATTTCTGACATTGTTCATAAATACAATAAAATTTTAATTGTAGATGAAGCCCATGGAGCTCACTTTCCTTTTTCTAATAATTTGCCTCTTTCTTCTTTACAGGCAGGATCAGATATTGTGGTACAGAGTGTCCACAAAACCTTGTCTTCTTTTACTCAAAGTTCTATACTTCATTTGAATTCTGATAGAGTAGATACAAATCGACTAAAATATTCTTTAAGCCTTTTTCAATCAACATCTCCTTCCTACCTTCTTATGTCTTCGCTTGACCTTGCAAGAGATTATATGGAAAAAGAAGGTAAAAACAGATTAGAAAAAGCGATTATTATTGCTGATTATGCAAGATATGAGATAAACACCATTGGGGGAGTAAGGTGTTTAGGAAAAGAAATAGTAGGTAGCTTCGGCATTGTTGACTTTGACAAAACCAAACTCACTGTAAGTGTAAAGAACATAGGTATAAAGGGGACTGAAGCGGAAAAGTTTTTGAGGGAGAATTTTAATATACAGGTAGAGATGGCCGATACTTTTAATATACTTGCTATGGTTACATTGGCAGATGATAAAGAAAAGATTGACCTTTTAATAAAGGGGATAAAAGGGCTTGCAAATGTAAAAAAAGATAAAAAAACAGCTGAAGAAGTAGCAGCTTATCCTGATACTCCAGAAATGGTTTTAAAACCTTCTGAAACGGTAAGGCAAAAGACTAAATTAATATCTTTAGAAGAAGCGGAAGGTTGTGTTTCTGCAGACTTTATTATCCCTTATCCTCCAGGTGTTCCGCTTATTTGTCCAGGAGAGCGCATAAAAAAAGATATGGTAAAATATATAAATGTATTATATAATAAAGGTATTAAGATATTAGGTCTTAAAAATAACAACCTATTGGTGTGTGAAATATGA
- a CDS encoding sigma factor G inhibitor Gin produces the protein MVLHMESIATKRKCFICEQQSEDGIEVLGKFLCTNCQQKLINLSPFDEGYDFYRQKMIDIWEGYMRDIKYENRI, from the coding sequence ATGGTGTTGCATATGGAAAGCATAGCAACAAAAAGGAAATGCTTTATATGCGAACAGCAATCAGAAGATGGAATAGAAGTGTTAGGGAAATTTCTTTGTACAAATTGCCAACAAAAATTGATAAACTTATCTCCTTTTGATGAAGGTTATGATTTTTACAGGCAAAAAATGATAGACATATGGGAAGGCTATATGAGGGACATAAAATATGAAAACCGGATATGA